A single window of Pogoniulus pusillus isolate bPogPus1 chromosome 11, bPogPus1.pri, whole genome shotgun sequence DNA harbors:
- the NELFA gene encoding negative elongation factor A, giving the protein MPVENPLFFRPAPKMASMRESDTGLWLHNKLGSTDELWAPPSIASLLTASVIDNIRLCFHGLSSAVKLKLLLGMLHLPRRAVDEMKGALTEIIQLATLDSDPWVLMVADILKSFPDTGSLNLDLEEQNPNVQDILGELREKVSECETSAMLPLECQYLNKNALTTLAGPLTPPVKHFQLKRKPKSATLRAELLQKSTETAQQLKKTAGVPFHAKGRGLVKKIDTTTPLKGIPKQAPFRSSSAPSVFSPSGNRTPIPPSRTTLRKERGVKLLDISELDMVGAGREAKRRRKTLDTEVVEKQAKEEAVVENATPDYAAGLVSTQKLGPLNNEPALPSTSYLPATPSVVPSSSYIPSSETQPAGSAREALQATRQTEEPAAPNATTTLPAQFKQRTPMYNSNSNPPATTPTSPLTPTTPPAISPAAQAPQAAPQTQQQPPPKKSLSLTREQMYAAQEMFKTANKVTRPEKALILGFMAGSRENPCQEQGDIIQIKLSEHTEDLPKADGTGSTTMLVDTVFEMNYATGEWTRFKKYKPITNVS; this is encoded by the exons ATGCCCGTGGAGAATCCCCTCTTTTTTCGCCCCGCTCCCAAGATGGCGTCGATGCGGGAGAGCGATACTGGCCTGTGGCTGCACAACAAATTGGGCTCCACAGACGAGCTGTGGGCGCCGCCGAGCATTGCCTCGCTGCTCACGGCTTCGGTGATCGACAACATCCGCCTCTGTTTCCACGGCCTTTCTTCGGCCGTCAAGCTTAAGCTactgctggggatgctgcaCCTGCCCCGCCGGGCTGTGGATGAG aTGAAAGGGGCACTGACTGAAATTATCCAGCTCGCTACCTTGGATTCAGACCCCTGGGTCTTAATGGTAGCTGATATTTTAAAATCCTTTCCAGATACTGGCTCCCTTAACCTTGATCTTGAAGAACAGAATCCCAATGTTCAAGATATTTTAGGAGAGCTTAGAGAAAAAG TAAGTGAATGTGAAACCTCAGCTATGTTGCCCTTGGAATGCCAATACTTAAACAAAAATGCCTTGACAACACTGGCTGGGCCCCTTACTCCCCCAGTGAAACACTTCCAGTTGAAGAGGAAACCTAAAAGTGCCACTCTGAGAGCTGAACTCTTGCAGAAGT CAACAGAAACTGCACAGCAGCTCAAGAAGACTGCAGGGGTGCCTTTCCATGCCAAAGGCAGGGGACTAGTCAAGAAGATAGATACAACAA CACCACTCAAAGGAATACCAAAACAAGCTCCCTTCAGGAGTTCTTCGGCACCCAGCGTGTTTAGTCCTTCTGGAAACAGAACTCCTATTCCTCCTTCAAGAACAACTTTGCGCAAAGAAAGAGGAGTAAAG CTTCTAGATATCTCTGAGCTGGATATGGTTGGTGCTGGCCGtgaagcaaagagaagaaggaagactTTAG ATACAGAAGTTGTGGAAAAGCAAGCCAAAGAAGAAGCAGTAGTGGAAAATGCTACCCCAGATTATGCTGCTGGTCTTGTATCTACACAG AAACTTGGCCCATTGAACAATGAGCCTGCACTACCTTCTACAAGCTACTTACCTGCAACCCCCAGTGTGGTGCCGTCTTCCTCCTATATCCCCAgctctgaaacacagccag CTGGCTCTGCACGAGAGGCCTTGCAGGCTACCAGGCAGACTGAAGAGCCTGCAGCTCCAAATGCCACCACAACTCTTCCTGCACAGTTCAAACAGAGGACACCCATGTACAACAGTAACTCTAATCCACCTGCAACTACACCTACCTCACCCCTAACACCTACCACCCCTCCTGCCATCTCCCCTGCGGCACAAGCACCACAAGCAGCCCCCCAAACTCAGCAACAGCCACCACCCAAGAAGAGCCTCTCTCTCACA AGGGAGCAAATGTATGctgcacaggagatgttcaagactgCAAACAAAGTGACAAGGCCAGAGAAGGCTCTTATCCTTGGATTCATGGCAGGCTCCAGAG AGAATCCTTGCCAAGAGCAAGGTGACATCATCCAAATCAAACTCAGTGAGCATACAGAAGATTTACCAAAGGCAGATGGCACTGGCAGCACTACCATGTTGGTTGATACTGTCTTTGAAATGAACTATGCTACTGGGGAATGGACCAGATTCAAGAAGTACAAACCTATCACTAACGTTTCCTaa